One Deinococcus cellulosilyticus NBRC 106333 = KACC 11606 DNA segment encodes these proteins:
- a CDS encoding DUF4386 domain-containing protein, translating into MTTLVAEQNPTQEKQTRRWVGIEFLIGAMAINIPYMLLIQNFNYPDILRESPEQILSSYHALGSSGILTWMAFAWLGFPMLLAMIGLHGLLKTTCHPLLYHATAFGILAALLQMVGLLRWVFVNPVLADLYVSAGATESTRAALTVVFQAIHQYGGVLLGEHLGQVFTVLWMWTLSLILLQTGLFPRWLGMLGFVAGGVYLLAQLELLHTVIPAVPVWEPAGLIGSLMWLIWVVLLGIQLLRPAAK; encoded by the coding sequence ATGACCACCCTTGTTGCAGAACAGAATCCCACCCAGGAAAAACAGACCCGCAGATGGGTGGGCATTGAGTTCCTGATCGGGGCCATGGCCATCAACATTCCCTACATGCTGCTGATTCAGAATTTCAATTACCCGGACATCCTCAGAGAAAGCCCGGAGCAGATCCTGAGCAGCTACCATGCCCTGGGAAGTTCAGGCATCCTCACCTGGATGGCTTTCGCCTGGCTCGGGTTTCCCATGTTGCTGGCCATGATCGGTCTGCATGGCCTCTTGAAAACCACCTGTCACCCCCTGCTGTACCATGCCACTGCGTTTGGGATTCTGGCCGCTTTGCTGCAGATGGTGGGTCTGCTGCGCTGGGTCTTCGTGAATCCCGTTTTGGCCGACCTTTACGTGTCTGCTGGAGCCACCGAAAGCACCCGTGCAGCCCTTACAGTGGTCTTTCAGGCCATCCACCAGTACGGAGGCGTTCTGCTTGGGGAGCACCTCGGTCAGGTGTTCACAGTGCTGTGGATGTGGACCCTCAGCCTGATCCTGCTGCAGACGGGCCTCTTCCCACGCTGGCTTGGGATGCTTGGCTTTGTGGCCGGAGGGGTGTACCTGCTGGCCCAGCTTGAACTTCTGCACACCGTGATCCCCGCTGTCCCTGTCTGGGAACCCGCAGGCCTGATTGGAAGCCTGATGTGGCTGATCTGGGTGGTGCTGCTGGGCATTCAACTGCTCAGACCTGCTGCAAAATGA
- a CDS encoding NAD(P)-dependent oxidoreductase: MLTPSDRRQIEPEKARQFFSKVLEPTPDAGVGFIVVGHVLRSMPPFLKALEKLGEILAVIPKPRSISDQHLPQIQSQYPLYFLDRAFTSDSDQVIQFIQRLRPTGRFMIIDIGGYFHQVVHDLKHHFGDRFIGVVEDTENGHQKYESVVPLTVPCVSVARSLAKRTEDWNVGKSIVFSAEALLRQEGLLFADQVITVFGFGKIGQSIAHNLRARGYDVYVWDIDPNQRIYAQCINYRVRPRADLLAASDIFFCATGNQALTVQDTPHFKPHVYAFSVTSADDELDPGLFVRCDSILRDGEFSRARFGDRTLHLGNHGNAVNFIHGAEVGPYIYLVQAAILSGVQTLLQGERATGFVGHLDRETEMRNAELFEAYFGSAQPARTREVL; encoded by the coding sequence ATGCTGACCCCCTCAGACAGACGCCAGATCGAACCCGAGAAAGCCCGCCAGTTCTTCAGCAAGGTGCTTGAACCCACGCCCGATGCAGGTGTGGGTTTCATTGTGGTTGGGCATGTCCTCAGGAGCATGCCCCCCTTCCTGAAAGCCCTGGAAAAACTGGGGGAGATTCTGGCGGTGATTCCCAAGCCGCGCAGCATCAGCGACCAGCACCTGCCGCAGATCCAGAGCCAGTACCCACTGTACTTTCTGGACCGGGCGTTCACCTCGGACAGCGATCAGGTGATCCAGTTCATTCAGCGTCTGCGGCCCACAGGACGCTTCATGATCATTGACATCGGGGGATATTTTCATCAGGTGGTGCACGACCTGAAGCATCACTTCGGGGACCGCTTCATTGGGGTGGTGGAGGACACCGAAAACGGCCACCAGAAATACGAGTCGGTGGTGCCCCTGACCGTTCCCTGCGTGTCGGTGGCCCGCAGTCTGGCCAAGCGCACCGAGGACTGGAACGTCGGGAAATCCATCGTGTTCTCTGCGGAGGCCCTGCTCAGACAAGAAGGCCTGCTGTTTGCCGATCAGGTGATCACGGTGTTCGGGTTTGGCAAAATCGGACAGAGCATTGCCCACAACCTGCGGGCCAGAGGGTACGACGTGTACGTGTGGGACATCGACCCGAATCAGCGGATTTATGCCCAGTGCATCAATTACCGGGTGCGTCCCAGAGCAGACCTGCTGGCCGCCTCGGACATTTTTTTCTGTGCCACAGGAAACCAGGCCCTCACTGTGCAGGATACCCCACACTTCAAGCCCCATGTGTATGCCTTCTCTGTGACTTCTGCAGACGATGAACTCGATCCCGGGCTCTTTGTGCGCTGCGACAGCATCCTGCGGGATGGGGAATTCAGCCGGGCCAGATTTGGGGACCGCACCCTGCACCTCGGCAACCACGGGAATGCTGTCAACTTCATTCACGGGGCAGAGGTGGGACCCTACATCTATCTGGTGCAGGCCGCGATCCTGTCGGGCGTGCAGACCTTGCTGCAAGGGGAGAGGGCCACCGGTTTTGTGGGTCATCTGGACCGGGAAACCGAGATGCGCAATGCAGAACTGTTTGAAGCCTATTTTGGCAGTGCCCAGCCTGCCCGCACCAGAGAGGTCCTGTGA
- a CDS encoding PadR family transcriptional regulator, with protein sequence MLGAQFHILFSLLDGEKHGYAIMKAVQEDTRGRLKLGPATLYTNLKKMLAQGLIAETEKEEQSERRRYYQLSDQGRTLVEDELQQLEATLNLARQRRITGA encoded by the coding sequence GTGCTGGGTGCCCAGTTCCACATTCTGTTTTCACTGCTGGATGGCGAGAAACATGGTTACGCCATCATGAAAGCCGTGCAGGAAGACACCAGAGGCCGCCTGAAACTCGGCCCTGCCACCCTCTACACCAACCTCAAGAAGATGCTCGCTCAGGGCCTGATTGCAGAGACCGAGAAAGAGGAACAGAGCGAACGACGGAGGTACTACCAGCTCAGTGATCAGGGAAGAACCCTGGTCGAAGACGAACTTCAGCAGCTCGAAGCCACCCTGAACCTCGCCCGACAGAGACGGATCACCGGAGCCTGA
- a CDS encoding HD domain-containing protein has translation MSVQPALNLHAWEERFKSHLLAHASFDAGHDLEHIQRVVLSARRIALQENAELNVVLPAAWLHDCVIVPKDSPLRKQASRLAADAAKVFLESGGYPEQHLDAIHHAILTHSFSAGIPPETLEAKIVQDADRLDALGSIGIARCLMLGGSMGRALYHPQDPFGESRMHDDLTYTIDHFFVKLFKLPSQMHTQAAREEAEKRVGVMRQFLEQLGREVG, from the coding sequence ATGTCCGTACAGCCCGCCCTGAATTTGCATGCATGGGAAGAGCGATTCAAAAGCCACCTGCTGGCGCACGCCAGCTTTGATGCAGGCCATGATCTGGAGCACATCCAGCGTGTGGTGCTCAGTGCCAGACGCATTGCCCTGCAGGAAAACGCTGAGCTCAATGTGGTCCTGCCTGCCGCATGGTTGCATGACTGCGTGATCGTCCCCAAGGATTCCCCCCTCAGGAAGCAGGCCTCCAGACTTGCTGCAGATGCTGCAAAGGTGTTCCTCGAATCAGGTGGCTATCCAGAGCAGCATCTGGATGCCATTCACCACGCCATTCTGACCCACAGCTTTTCAGCAGGCATCCCGCCCGAAACCCTGGAAGCAAAAATCGTGCAGGACGCGGATCGCCTGGATGCCCTCGGGTCCATTGGGATCGCCCGTTGCCTGATGCTCGGGGGCAGCATGGGACGTGCCCTGTACCACCCACAGGACCCTTTTGGTGAAAGTCGAATGCACGATGACCTGACCTACACCATCGACCACTTCTTTGTGAAACTCTTCAAACTCCCGTCCCAGATGCACACTCAGGCTGCCAGAGAGGAAGCCGAGAAGCGGGTGGGGGTGATGCGCCAGTTTCTGGAACAACTCGGGCGCGAGGTGGGGTGA
- a CDS encoding permease prefix domain 1-containing protein — MRELQRYLQQATRGLPAHQKQDLWQELEADILERVGHLRSFGLTEQEALQKTLAQFGAAHSIQQGMHQVYTVPRVTRWFAGLMATGSLVVLSSAAATTTIATHAFGWTYLYAALDDLKQQLTEQQVKVEQSQSALNLVLPAGQQVSLPLTEFNHQDNHLVLNNLLDAALRANLNISVTGWETLNVQLEQVKLTLSAPIKATRTYRLWEGEQQSNFKSWYQEAARGWFEYGLYKKDAALAKSTPLLTADSTLKGHNPALANQIVAAAVYREGHEVYTDATKVDAQGNYTLKVPSGTYRMLPRRADVQNNTLGLMVFSGKYTSGASKPFTIIPTQQKQLKVQARQTVQVK; from the coding sequence ATGAGAGAATTGCAGCGTTATCTGCAGCAGGCCACCAGAGGGCTGCCTGCACACCAGAAACAGGACCTGTGGCAGGAACTGGAGGCGGACATCCTGGAACGGGTCGGGCACCTCAGAAGTTTTGGCCTGACCGAGCAGGAAGCCCTCCAGAAGACCCTGGCCCAGTTCGGTGCAGCCCACAGCATTCAGCAAGGCATGCATCAGGTGTACACCGTTCCCAGAGTGACGCGCTGGTTTGCTGGCCTGATGGCAACAGGCAGCCTGGTTGTGCTCAGTTCTGCTGCCGCCACCACCACCATTGCCACCCATGCCTTTGGCTGGACCTATCTGTATGCAGCCCTGGATGATCTGAAACAGCAACTGACCGAACAGCAGGTGAAGGTGGAACAGAGCCAGAGTGCCCTGAATCTGGTCCTTCCTGCTGGACAGCAGGTGTCTTTGCCCCTCACGGAGTTCAACCACCAGGACAACCATCTGGTTCTGAACAATCTGCTGGATGCTGCCCTGCGGGCCAACCTGAACATCTCGGTGACAGGCTGGGAGACCCTGAATGTCCAGCTTGAGCAGGTGAAGTTGACCCTGAGTGCCCCGATCAAAGCCACCCGGACTTACCGCCTGTGGGAAGGAGAACAGCAGAGCAACTTCAAAAGCTGGTATCAGGAAGCTGCGCGTGGATGGTTCGAATATGGCCTCTACAAGAAAGATGCTGCCCTGGCAAAATCCACCCCACTTCTGACCGCAGACAGCACCCTGAAAGGCCACAATCCTGCCCTGGCAAACCAGATTGTTGCTGCTGCCGTTTACCGGGAGGGCCATGAGGTCTACACCGACGCCACAAAAGTGGACGCCCAGGGCAATTACACCCTGAAGGTCCCCTCTGGCACCTACCGGATGCTCCCCAGACGGGCAGATGTGCAGAACAACACCCTGGGACTGATGGTGTTTTCTGGGAAATACACTTCTGGTGCCAGCAAGCCATTCACCATCATCCCCACCCAGCAAAAACAGCTCAAAGTTCAGGCCCGGCAGACCGTGCAGGTCAAGTGA
- a CDS encoding bifunctional 2',3'-cyclic-nucleotide 2'-phosphodiesterase/3'-nucleotidase, whose translation MKHLKLLSAMLIMTGVAHAATVDLRIMETTDIHVNVLNYDYYQDKSTDEYGLSKTASLITQARAEVKNSLLFDNGDLIQGNPLGDYVARVDPLQEGETHPVYKAMNLLDYDLGNIGNHEFNYGLDFLKLSLKGANFPYVNANVYDANTGKNYFKPYRIITKIVRDENNNAHVVRVGVIGFVPPQIMIWDKTNLEGKVTTQDIIETARKFVPEMKAKGADIIVAIPHSGLGDPDPKAMDENVTSGLTKVPGIDVVLFGHSHTEFPSATFATYPGADVTKGTLNGVAAVMPGFWGNNLGVVDLKLEKQEDGSWTIVDKKGTLRPIFDKVNKKATVDNDPRIVEAVADDHQHTLDYVRGKVADLEAPINSYFAVVQDDPSVQIVSQAQMWYAKRALQGTEYDKYPVLSAAAPFKAGGRAGVSYYTDIPAGTLAIKNISDLYIYPNTIKGVLVTGAEVQEWLERSAGQFKQIDPKGPANQELVDTSFPTYNFDVIDGVTYEIDVTQPSRYNSKGEVVNAGAHRIKNLMFEGKPIDPNQKFVVVTNNYRAGGGGSFPGLKGQNIVLDSPDENREAIIQYMVAQGKINPTADNNWKLTPIPGQSVLFFSSPNAEKFLPSNAKKIGTTPDGFAQYQLSW comes from the coding sequence ATGAAACACCTGAAACTCCTCAGCGCCATGCTGATCATGACCGGCGTGGCCCACGCTGCGACCGTCGACCTCCGCATCATGGAGACCACCGACATTCACGTGAACGTCCTGAACTACGACTACTACCAGGACAAGAGCACCGATGAGTATGGTCTGTCCAAAACCGCCAGCCTGATCACCCAGGCCAGAGCAGAGGTCAAAAACAGCCTGCTGTTCGACAACGGAGACCTGATTCAGGGCAACCCCCTCGGCGACTATGTGGCCCGCGTGGACCCCCTGCAGGAAGGTGAAACCCACCCCGTATACAAGGCCATGAACCTGCTGGACTACGACCTCGGGAACATCGGCAACCACGAATTCAACTATGGCCTCGACTTCCTGAAGCTGTCCCTGAAAGGGGCAAACTTCCCCTACGTCAACGCCAACGTCTATGATGCCAACACCGGCAAGAACTACTTCAAGCCCTACCGCATCATCACCAAGATTGTGCGTGACGAGAACAACAACGCCCATGTGGTGCGCGTCGGCGTGATTGGTTTTGTGCCCCCACAAATCATGATCTGGGACAAGACCAACCTGGAAGGCAAGGTCACCACCCAGGACATCATCGAGACCGCCAGAAAGTTCGTTCCCGAGATGAAAGCCAAGGGTGCGGACATCATCGTGGCGATCCCCCACTCTGGCCTTGGTGATCCCGATCCCAAAGCCATGGACGAGAACGTCACTTCCGGCCTGACCAAGGTTCCTGGCATTGATGTGGTGCTCTTCGGTCACTCCCACACCGAGTTCCCCAGTGCCACCTTCGCCACCTACCCCGGTGCAGATGTCACCAAAGGCACCCTGAACGGCGTCGCTGCAGTGATGCCCGGATTCTGGGGCAACAACCTCGGCGTGGTGGACCTGAAACTCGAAAAACAGGAAGACGGCAGCTGGACCATTGTCGACAAGAAGGGCACCCTGCGCCCCATCTTTGACAAGGTCAACAAGAAAGCCACTGTGGACAACGATCCCCGCATTGTGGAAGCTGTCGCTGACGACCACCAGCACACCCTGGATTACGTGCGTGGCAAGGTTGCTGACCTTGAAGCCCCCATCAACAGCTACTTCGCTGTGGTGCAGGATGATCCCAGCGTGCAGATCGTGTCCCAGGCCCAGATGTGGTACGCCAAACGTGCCCTGCAGGGCACCGAGTACGACAAGTACCCTGTGCTGTCTGCTGCTGCCCCCTTCAAAGCAGGTGGTCGTGCTGGAGTCAGCTACTACACCGACATTCCTGCGGGCACCCTCGCCATCAAGAACATCTCCGATCTGTACATCTACCCCAACACCATCAAGGGCGTGCTGGTCACCGGAGCCGAAGTGCAGGAATGGCTGGAGCGCAGCGCCGGTCAGTTCAAGCAAATTGATCCCAAAGGCCCTGCCAACCAGGAACTTGTCGACACCAGCTTCCCCACCTACAACTTCGACGTGATCGACGGTGTGACCTACGAAATTGACGTGACCCAGCCCAGCCGTTACAACAGCAAGGGTGAAGTGGTGAACGCTGGTGCCCACCGCATCAAGAACCTGATGTTTGAAGGCAAGCCCATCGACCCCAACCAGAAATTCGTTGTGGTCACCAACAACTACCGCGCAGGTGGCGGTGGCAGCTTCCCCGGTCTGAAGGGACAGAACATTGTGCTGGACTCTCCCGATGAGAACCGCGAAGCCATCATCCAGTACATGGTGGCCCAGGGCAAGATCAATCCCACTGCAGACAACAACTGGAAACTGACCCCCATTCCTGGACAGAGCGTGCTGTTCTTCTCCAGCCCCAACGCTGAGAAGTTCCTGCCCTCCAACGCCAAGAAGATCGGCACCACTCCCGACGGCTTTGCCCAGTACCAGCTCAGCTGGTAA
- a CDS encoding GNAT family N-acetyltransferase yields MTVKIQPLTQEDLGILWELSTHHTEWKKFDAPYFEDGDFSKNAFLETFRLAAEHERWKGIWIDGVLSGLVSYYFDDGRLKRWIEMGIVIYDERLWSRGYGREALKLWTTELFERFDLPRLGLTTWSGNPRMVRAARKVGFQLEGQIRKVRFWQGEYYDSVRLGVLREEWFSRD; encoded by the coding sequence ATGACCGTCAAGATTCAACCCCTCACCCAGGAGGACCTGGGCATCCTGTGGGAACTGTCCACCCACCACACCGAATGGAAGAAGTTCGATGCCCCTTATTTTGAGGATGGCGACTTCAGCAAAAATGCGTTTCTGGAAACGTTCAGGCTGGCTGCAGAGCATGAACGCTGGAAGGGCATCTGGATTGATGGTGTCCTGTCTGGTCTGGTGTCCTATTATTTCGATGATGGGCGTCTGAAGCGCTGGATTGAAATGGGCATCGTGATTTATGACGAGCGTCTCTGGAGCAGAGGTTATGGCCGTGAAGCCCTGAAACTGTGGACCACTGAGCTTTTTGAACGTTTTGATCTGCCCCGTCTTGGCCTGACCACCTGGTCGGGGAACCCGAGGATGGTTCGTGCTGCCCGGAAAGTGGGTTTTCAACTGGAAGGCCAGATCCGCAAGGTGCGTTTCTGGCAGGGGGAGTATTACGATTCTGTGCGTCTGGGGGTGTTGCGGGAGGAGTGGTTTTCCAGGGATTGA
- a CDS encoding TetR/AcrR family transcriptional regulator: MGNQSRILQSARTLFNEKGTHSVTTNHIAQHASISPGNLYYHFKNKEAIIRALFQELQGHWDEIYRLPAEPTFADINTMLVRNYQMLWEYRFFYRETLSLLQQDPELEQHYRQVRARGQQDFHALCDMLIEKGLMHSLPPERITMLAEACWMITDFWPTHLELSGRTLSQDTIEQGIGLMWMVLEPHLKGQP, translated from the coding sequence ATGGGCAACCAGTCTCGCATCCTGCAATCCGCACGCACCCTGTTCAACGAAAAAGGCACGCACAGTGTGACCACCAACCACATTGCCCAGCACGCCTCCATCAGTCCAGGGAACCTGTATTACCACTTCAAGAACAAAGAAGCCATCATCCGGGCACTCTTTCAGGAACTCCAGGGCCACTGGGATGAGATCTACCGATTGCCTGCAGAGCCCACCTTTGCGGACATCAACACCATGCTTGTCCGCAACTACCAGATGCTCTGGGAGTACCGGTTCTTCTACCGGGAAACCCTGTCGCTGTTGCAGCAGGACCCGGAACTTGAGCAGCACTACAGGCAGGTCCGGGCCAGGGGTCAGCAGGACTTTCATGCCCTGTGCGACATGCTGATCGAAAAAGGACTCATGCACTCCCTGCCGCCTGAGCGCATCACCATGCTTGCCGAAGCCTGCTGGATGATCACCGACTTCTGGCCGACCCACCTGGAACTCAGTGGACGGACCCTCTCACAGGACACCATCGAGCAGGGCATCGGGCTCATGTGGATGGTGCTTGAACCCCACCTGAAAGGACAGCCATGA
- a CDS encoding FKBP-type peptidyl-prolyl cis-trans isomerase, translating to MSIEANKVVELDYVLTIEGEVIDKSEPGDPLLYLHGAGNLIPGLEKELEGKSIGDSLSVTVEPADAYGEWNEDALQEFSKENFEGDVEVGATYYAENADGGITPFTVVEVRDDVIIADFNHPLAGQTLHFDVKVLNIREATEEEIEHGHPHGADGTEAHDEEEFK from the coding sequence ATGAGCATTGAAGCAAACAAAGTTGTAGAGCTGGATTACGTTCTCACCATTGAAGGCGAAGTGATTGACAAATCCGAACCCGGTGATCCCCTGCTGTACCTGCACGGCGCAGGCAACCTGATCCCTGGCCTCGAAAAAGAACTCGAAGGCAAAAGCATCGGAGACAGCCTCAGCGTAACCGTTGAACCCGCCGACGCATACGGCGAATGGAACGAAGATGCCCTTCAGGAATTCAGCAAAGAAAACTTTGAAGGGGACGTGGAAGTGGGCGCAACCTACTACGCCGAAAACGCCGATGGCGGCATCACCCCCTTCACCGTGGTGGAAGTGCGCGACGACGTGATCATCGCCGACTTCAACCACCCCCTCGCTGGCCAGACCCTGCACTTCGATGTGAAGGTCCTGAACATCCGCGAAGCCACCGAAGAAGAAATCGAGCACGGACACCCCCACGGGGCAGACGGCACCGAAGCCCACGACGAAGAAGAATTCAAATGA
- a CDS encoding RNA polymerase sigma factor, with the protein MNHVSQVSSEYNPSHPAELQLLKKGDERAWHQLIENYQDRMLTYLFRLEGNYEDALDLTQEVFFRAWKGIGTFKDGEPFLPWLYQIARNTQIEKHRRKSHPQFSMEEAAEEVGFEVTSHLLSPVVQAESAQNAERVQEALLTLPEDYREAVVLRFVEEMSYEEIATIQGVAVGTAKSRVFRAKEMLAQALKGLVE; encoded by the coding sequence ATGAATCATGTGTCGCAAGTGTCGTCAGAGTACAACCCGAGTCATCCTGCTGAACTGCAACTCCTGAAGAAAGGAGATGAGCGTGCCTGGCATCAACTGATCGAAAACTATCAGGACCGGATGCTGACCTACCTGTTCCGCTTAGAGGGGAACTATGAGGACGCGCTCGACCTGACCCAGGAGGTGTTCTTCCGGGCCTGGAAAGGCATTGGGACCTTCAAGGATGGCGAACCCTTCCTGCCCTGGCTTTACCAGATTGCCCGCAACACCCAGATCGAGAAGCACCGCCGCAAGTCTCACCCGCAGTTCTCCATGGAGGAGGCTGCAGAGGAAGTGGGTTTCGAGGTCACCTCCCACCTGCTGAGCCCGGTGGTGCAGGCCGAGAGTGCCCAGAATGCAGAACGGGTGCAAGAAGCCCTGCTCACGTTGCCGGAAGATTACCGGGAGGCCGTGGTGCTGCGTTTTGTGGAAGAAATGAGTTATGAAGAAATCGCTACAATCCAGGGTGTTGCCGTGGGCACAGCCAAGAGCCGGGTGTTCCGTGCGAAGGAGATGCTGGCGCAGGCTCTCAAAGGACTGGTGGAGTAG
- the lpdA gene encoding dihydrolipoyl dehydrogenase, which yields MDYDVLVIGAGPGGYHAAIRAAQLGLKTAVAEMGAVGGVCLNVGCIPTKALLHAGEQMAESKHAREFGLTFNETKLDVSKLNSWKEGIVKRLTGGVSSLLKGNKVTVVTGEAKFIDANTVQVGDQKVTAKNIIIATGSEPATLPTFPIDQKDIVDSTGALVVPDPIPGRVLCIGGGVIGFEFAHVYNNLGSKVKVIEFAPQVIPGADADATKEFVKAIKKQGIEIEVRTKANSFEKKEDGLHVEIESVETGAKRTEVFDRVLVAVGRRPRSRGMNLENVGVKISDRGFIEVNDKLQTSVPHIYAIGDVAGNPMLAHKAMKEGLVAAEVIAGKKSAMDVVAIPGVVYTSPEFAWVGLTEQEAKDKGYKVKTGVFPFAASGRAMTLQSTDGFVKMVSDAETDLLLGVHIVGPHASDMLGEASLGLEMAATVSDIALTIHAHPTLGEAVLEAAEHVHRQAIHISNR from the coding sequence ATGGATTACGACGTATTGGTGATCGGTGCAGGTCCCGGCGGGTACCACGCTGCGATTCGTGCTGCACAACTCGGTCTGAAAACCGCCGTGGCAGAGATGGGTGCGGTGGGTGGCGTGTGCCTGAACGTGGGATGCATTCCCACCAAAGCCCTGTTGCACGCAGGTGAACAGATGGCCGAGAGCAAGCACGCCAGGGAGTTTGGCCTCACCTTCAATGAGACGAAACTCGATGTGAGTAAACTCAACTCCTGGAAAGAGGGCATCGTCAAGCGCCTGACCGGTGGGGTGAGCAGCCTGCTCAAGGGCAACAAGGTCACTGTGGTCACCGGTGAAGCCAAGTTCATCGATGCCAACACCGTGCAGGTTGGAGACCAGAAGGTCACAGCAAAGAACATCATCATCGCCACGGGCTCTGAGCCTGCCACCCTGCCCACCTTCCCGATTGACCAGAAAGACATTGTGGACTCCACGGGTGCTCTGGTGGTGCCTGATCCCATCCCTGGCCGTGTGCTGTGCATTGGTGGGGGCGTGATTGGTTTCGAGTTCGCCCACGTGTACAACAACCTGGGCTCCAAAGTGAAGGTCATTGAGTTTGCCCCCCAGGTGATCCCTGGTGCAGATGCCGATGCGACAAAGGAATTCGTAAAGGCCATCAAGAAGCAGGGCATCGAGATCGAAGTCCGCACCAAGGCCAACAGCTTTGAGAAGAAAGAAGACGGCCTCCACGTGGAAATCGAGAGCGTGGAAACCGGAGCCAAACGCACCGAGGTCTTTGACCGCGTGCTGGTGGCCGTGGGCCGCCGTCCCCGTTCCAGAGGCATGAATCTGGAGAACGTGGGCGTCAAGATCAGTGACCGTGGCTTCATTGAGGTCAACGACAAACTGCAGACCTCTGTGCCCCACATCTATGCCATCGGTGATGTGGCCGGAAACCCCATGCTGGCCCACAAGGCCATGAAAGAGGGTCTGGTGGCCGCCGAAGTGATCGCGGGCAAGAAGAGCGCCATGGACGTTGTGGCCATTCCCGGTGTGGTCTACACCAGCCCTGAATTTGCCTGGGTGGGCCTCACCGAGCAGGAAGCCAAGGACAAGGGCTACAAGGTCAAGACCGGGGTGTTCCCCTTTGCTGCCAGTGGCCGTGCCATGACCCTGCAAAGCACCGATGGTTTCGTGAAGATGGTCTCTGACGCAGAAACCGACCTGCTGCTCGGGGTGCACATTGTGGGCCCTCACGCCTCTGACATGCTTGGTGAAGCATCGCTGGGTCTGGAGATGGCTGCCACCGTGTCTGACATTGCGCTGACCATCCACGCCCACCCCACGCTGGGTGAGGCCGTGCTTGAGGCTGCAGAGCACGTGCACCGTCAGGCCATCCACATCTCCAACAGGTAA
- a CDS encoding FUN14 domain-containing protein, with the protein MDLDFLTPYIGQLSFGGVLGFAAGYFVKKVGKMALFLVGGVFILLQVLSAYGYIQIDWLTIQKQADPLFKEENVRTVSENFMKMITANLPFTAAFVAGFALGFKAG; encoded by the coding sequence ATGGATCTGGATTTCCTCACGCCTTACATCGGGCAGCTCTCTTTCGGTGGTGTGCTGGGTTTTGCTGCAGGGTATTTTGTCAAAAAGGTCGGCAAGATGGCGCTTTTTCTGGTGGGTGGAGTCTTCATCTTGCTCCAGGTGCTGTCTGCCTACGGTTACATCCAGATTGACTGGCTCACCATCCAGAAACAGGCCGATCCCCTTTTCAAAGAAGAGAACGTCCGAACCGTCTCCGAAAACTTCATGAAAATGATCACGGCCAATTTGCCTTTCACTGCAGCTTTTGTGGCCGGGTTTGCGCTGGGGTTCAAAGCAGGTTGA